In Pelagibius sp. CAU 1746, the following proteins share a genomic window:
- a CDS encoding transglutaminase-like cysteine peptidase: MIQAAKQAEAENTLFGTVEIRSDSLKGLQQWQRVVGAMRTAGPAFNNCAKSAGACTTSMLKRWREIVLAAKALPRGDRLRSVNSSFNRWPYKLDMEVYGVREYWATPKEFIIRSGDCEDYSIAKYYALRNVGFSKDELRIVALRDTIRGFGHAVMAAYVGGDILILDNTSQLVLPHSKYGHYVPQVSMNETSRWAHVPGKQRQLKAPSGFALSASTLFQKRQ; this comes from the coding sequence ATGATCCAAGCGGCCAAACAGGCGGAGGCGGAGAACACCCTCTTCGGCACCGTAGAGATCCGCTCCGACTCGCTGAAAGGCCTGCAGCAGTGGCAAAGGGTGGTCGGCGCCATGCGCACCGCCGGTCCGGCCTTCAACAACTGCGCCAAGAGTGCCGGCGCCTGCACCACTTCGATGTTGAAACGCTGGCGCGAGATCGTCCTTGCCGCCAAGGCCCTGCCGCGGGGAGACCGCCTCCGGTCGGTGAACAGCTCCTTCAACCGCTGGCCCTACAAGCTGGACATGGAAGTCTACGGCGTCCGCGAATACTGGGCGACGCCGAAGGAGTTCATCATCCGCTCCGGCGACTGCGAGGACTACTCCATCGCGAAGTACTACGCCCTGAGAAACGTCGGCTTCAGCAAGGACGAACTGCGGATCGTCGCCCTGCGCGACACCATCCGCGGCTTCGGGCACGCCGTCATGGCCGCCTACGTCGGCGGCGACATCCTGATCCTGGACAACACCTCCCAACTCGTCCTTCCGCACAGTAAGTACGGCCACTACGTCCCTCAGGTCTCGATGAACGAGACCTCGCGCTGGGCCCATGTGCCCGGCAAGCAGAGGCAGCTCAAGGCCCCCTCCGGCTTCGCCCTCTCGGCCAGTACCCTGTTCCAGAAACGCCAGTAA
- a CDS encoding HD domain-containing phosphohydrolase, whose product MCSASAPAESDFISTEVDPNQFKPTRSRALSRGLTVIGIILAICVVVPIVLIQLRQGDLESELQRRLEVLSAGRAEVIETWLSGSVRPAGRVLDSELFRLFATEMDFSGGDISGPGAGAPAGGDAFSATLSEQLPYMEQILTDFADNAGFAAGYVINREGISYVSTAGALLMSGQQQQIARGIFDSGTIAFGPARRAPGGAVIDFFAPIFAAQFELTGGQYPEDPGELRQLLAEQTVGVLMLTIPIDEMLIEVLAPPPLSGAGERLVLLQRSDGGLFLVDPNTLPPVRLVEGIDMPPADAPLPFAERGAVGRGTAVYSAGSPVRETAWWVVQEIETAVAENQMRGFVLAVLAVAGLVMLAVIAAFGAFWWRLNNEHSSTLADQFKRLASRIEAQRRFLDSVNNSIAEYIGVKSKEGRYRYLNPAFARAVDRSVGDAVGLDDAALFGQGTAERLARSDRRVLEREASVTFNTEIYLQSRLHHLQVSKVPYHDDSGETVGIVSVMRDVTELVEEHQKRERAMQQMVSSLVRAVELRDPYLAGHSRRLAGFARAVAELLEAGSEVVATVEIAANLSQIGKLAVPVEILTKPGRLSDSEIEQLQRHIQHTASILRDIDFELPVLDAVTQMHERLDGGGYPNGLSGEQIGLAGRILGACDVFCARLEPRVYRGGISPERALQILEQNDRRYDARVIAALRRVAESIAGEKLIADLAGD is encoded by the coding sequence ATGTGCAGCGCCAGCGCCCCAGCCGAAAGCGACTTCATCAGCACCGAAGTCGACCCCAACCAGTTCAAGCCAACCCGCTCGCGCGCGCTCAGCCGCGGCCTGACCGTGATCGGCATCATACTCGCGATCTGCGTCGTTGTGCCCATCGTGCTGATCCAACTGCGGCAGGGCGATCTGGAGAGCGAACTGCAGCGCCGCCTGGAAGTCCTTTCGGCCGGACGCGCCGAAGTGATCGAGACCTGGCTCTCCGGCAGCGTCCGCCCGGCCGGCCGGGTGCTGGACAGCGAGCTCTTCCGGCTCTTCGCCACGGAAATGGACTTTTCCGGCGGCGACATCTCCGGGCCGGGCGCGGGCGCCCCGGCGGGCGGCGACGCTTTCTCCGCCACGCTCTCCGAGCAGCTCCCTTACATGGAGCAGATTCTCACCGACTTCGCCGACAATGCGGGCTTCGCGGCCGGCTACGTGATCAACCGGGAAGGTATCTCCTACGTCTCCACCGCCGGCGCGCTGCTGATGAGCGGCCAACAGCAGCAGATCGCCCGCGGCATCTTCGACAGCGGCACCATCGCCTTCGGCCCCGCCCGGCGCGCGCCCGGCGGCGCTGTCATCGACTTCTTCGCCCCCATCTTCGCCGCCCAGTTCGAGTTGACCGGCGGCCAGTACCCGGAGGATCCCGGCGAGTTGCGGCAGCTTCTCGCCGAGCAGACCGTCGGCGTGCTGATGCTGACCATTCCGATCGACGAGATGCTGATCGAGGTGCTGGCGCCGCCGCCGCTCTCCGGAGCCGGCGAGCGCCTAGTGCTGCTGCAACGCTCGGACGGCGGCCTCTTCCTGGTGGACCCCAACACTCTTCCGCCGGTACGGCTGGTCGAGGGCATAGATATGCCGCCGGCCGACGCCCCCCTGCCCTTCGCCGAGCGCGGCGCCGTCGGCCGGGGCACCGCCGTCTATTCGGCGGGCAGTCCGGTCCGCGAGACCGCCTGGTGGGTTGTTCAGGAAATCGAGACCGCGGTCGCCGAAAACCAGATGCGCGGCTTCGTTCTCGCGGTACTGGCGGTCGCCGGCCTGGTGATGCTGGCGGTGATCGCCGCCTTCGGCGCCTTCTGGTGGCGCCTCAACAACGAGCACAGCTCCACCCTGGCCGACCAGTTCAAGCGCCTGGCCTCGCGCATCGAAGCCCAGCGCCGGTTTCTCGACAGCGTCAACAACTCCATCGCCGAGTACATCGGCGTGAAATCGAAGGAAGGCAGGTACCGCTACCTCAACCCGGCCTTCGCGCGGGCCGTCGACCGCAGCGTCGGCGACGCGGTGGGCCTGGACGACGCGGCCCTCTTCGGCCAGGGGACGGCGGAACGCCTGGCCAGATCCGATCGCCGCGTTCTGGAGCGGGAGGCCTCGGTGACCTTCAACACCGAGATCTACCTGCAGTCCCGCCTGCATCACTTGCAGGTCTCGAAGGTCCCCTACCACGACGACAGCGGCGAAACCGTCGGCATCGTCTCGGTCATGCGCGACGTGACCGAACTGGTCGAGGAACACCAGAAGCGCGAACGCGCCATGCAGCAGATGGTGTCCTCTCTGGTGCGCGCCGTCGAGCTGCGCGACCCTTATCTGGCCGGCCACTCGCGCCGCCTTGCCGGCTTCGCCCGCGCCGTCGCCGAGCTGTTGGAAGCCGGATCCGAGGTCGTGGCCACGGTCGAGATCGCGGCCAACCTCTCACAGATCGGCAAGCTGGCGGTGCCGGTGGAGATACTGACCAAACCGGGCCGCCTCAGCGATAGTGAGATCGAACAGCTGCAACGCCACATCCAGCACACCGCGTCCATACTGCGCGACATCGACTTCGAATTGCCGGTACTGGACGCCGTCACACAGATGCACGAGCGCCTGGACGGCGGCGGCTACCCGAACGGCCTGTCGGGCGAGCAGATCGGCCTGGCCGGGCGCATCCTGGGGGCCTGCGACGTTTTCTGCGCCCGCCTGGAGCCGCGGGTCTATCGTGGCGGCATCTCGCCGGAACGGGCGCTTCAGATCCTGGAACAGAACGACCGACGTTACGATGCGCGGGTTATCGCGGCCCTGCGCAGGGTCGCGGAGTCGATCGCCGGAGAGAAGCTGATCGCCGATCTCGCCGGCGACTAG
- a CDS encoding adenylate/guanylate cyclase domain-containing protein: MSEEVSSIGAGDRRKDSGKAALLRRLLKQSSLLRLAQRFGISRLLGLCLFIPLLALRVWDPAPLETLRLKTFDLYQLVEPRQPAMEPVIIVDVDEESLAEVGQWPWPRTTVARLIDRLREAGVVATAFDMVFAEPDRSSPAAYADSLTGVAPEVKEALRSLPANDEVFARAIRNSRLVLGQAAYHRRRDGDDAASLPKVPLAVLGKDPKPYLFHFRGLVRNTPVVDAAASSRAVFSLVPERDGIVRRVPAFVVAEDRILPGLSVELLRIATGGNAFAIKTDDAGVRSFVVAGVEVPTDRNGRLWVHYAETRPHLYVSAKDILAGSVAPERLAGKLVLIGTSAAGLLDIKATPLQEDIPGVEVHAQVLEMILGNQLLLRPNYALGAELVVFALVALSFIALVPVLGALLTMLLGAVVAAALLTASWLLYTTEGVLIDVAYPTLGALAVFALLVFINYLREEHLRAQVRSAFRQYISPALVDQVVKDPDLLVLGGVRRDMTVLFSDVRDFTSISESMQQQPQRLSRLMNRLLTPLSAQILDHQGTIDKYMGDAVMAFWNAPVPDDEHARNACRAALAMRREIDRLNVELAQEAQTAGGQAIRLDVGIGLNSGSCVVGNMGSEQRFDYTVMGDTVNLASRAEGQCKTYGAQIIIGQAAALEVGARMTYVELDIIRVKGKREPQRIFALLGPAELAEDEDVRRTIAGIGDLLTAYRGRYWAVALRAIEELEGRSLERLDLPFFLQLYRRRIEDFQANPPPPDWDGVYTATTK, from the coding sequence GTGAGCGAGGAGGTGTCATCGATCGGGGCGGGGGACCGCCGGAAGGACAGCGGCAAGGCCGCCTTGCTGCGGCGCTTGCTGAAGCAATCGTCCCTGCTGCGGCTGGCTCAGAGGTTCGGCATCAGCCGGCTGCTCGGCCTCTGCCTCTTCATACCGCTGCTGGCGTTGCGGGTTTGGGATCCTGCCCCCCTGGAGACCCTGCGGCTCAAGACCTTCGACCTCTACCAGCTGGTCGAGCCCCGCCAGCCGGCAATGGAGCCCGTCATCATCGTCGACGTCGACGAGGAGAGCCTGGCGGAGGTCGGCCAATGGCCCTGGCCGCGCACCACCGTCGCGCGGCTGATCGACCGGCTGCGTGAGGCCGGCGTGGTCGCGACGGCTTTCGACATGGTTTTCGCCGAGCCCGACCGCTCCTCGCCTGCGGCCTATGCGGACTCCCTGACCGGCGTGGCGCCCGAGGTCAAGGAAGCGCTGCGCAGCCTTCCCGCCAACGACGAGGTTTTCGCCCGCGCCATCCGCAATTCGCGCCTGGTGCTGGGCCAGGCCGCCTATCACCGGCGCCGGGACGGTGATGACGCGGCTTCCTTGCCGAAGGTTCCCCTGGCGGTTCTGGGCAAGGATCCGAAGCCCTACCTTTTTCACTTCCGCGGTCTGGTGCGCAATACGCCGGTGGTGGACGCGGCGGCCTCCAGCCGCGCGGTTTTCAGCCTGGTGCCGGAGCGCGACGGTATCGTGCGCCGGGTGCCGGCCTTCGTCGTCGCCGAAGACCGTATCCTGCCGGGACTCTCGGTCGAACTGCTGCGCATCGCCACCGGCGGCAACGCTTTCGCCATCAAGACCGACGACGCGGGCGTCCGCTCCTTCGTCGTGGCCGGGGTCGAGGTGCCGACCGACCGCAACGGCCGGCTGTGGGTGCACTACGCCGAGACGCGCCCTCATCTCTACGTCTCGGCCAAGGACATCCTGGCCGGCAGCGTCGCGCCGGAGCGCCTGGCCGGCAAGCTGGTGCTGATCGGCACTTCGGCCGCGGGCCTGCTCGACATCAAGGCGACGCCGCTGCAGGAAGATATCCCCGGCGTCGAGGTGCACGCTCAGGTCCTGGAGATGATTCTCGGAAACCAGTTGCTGCTGCGCCCGAACTACGCCTTGGGGGCGGAGTTGGTGGTCTTCGCCCTCGTGGCCCTGTCGTTCATCGCTCTGGTGCCTGTATTGGGCGCGTTGCTGACCATGCTGCTGGGCGCGGTGGTGGCGGCGGCGTTGCTGACCGCCTCCTGGCTGCTCTATACCACTGAGGGCGTGCTGATCGACGTGGCCTACCCGACCCTGGGCGCCTTGGCCGTATTCGCCCTTCTCGTCTTCATCAACTACCTGCGCGAAGAGCATCTGCGCGCGCAGGTCCGCAGCGCCTTTCGCCAATACATCTCCCCGGCCCTGGTCGACCAAGTGGTGAAAGATCCGGATCTTCTGGTGCTGGGCGGCGTGCGCCGGGACATGACCGTGCTGTTCAGCGACGTGCGCGACTTCACCTCGATTTCAGAGAGCATGCAGCAGCAGCCGCAGCGGCTGAGCCGCCTGATGAACCGGCTGCTCACGCCGCTGTCGGCCCAGATACTCGACCACCAGGGCACCATCGACAAGTACATGGGCGACGCGGTCATGGCATTCTGGAACGCGCCCGTCCCGGACGACGAGCACGCCCGCAACGCCTGCCGGGCGGCCTTGGCGATGCGCCGGGAGATCGACCGCCTGAACGTCGAACTGGCCCAGGAGGCCCAGACGGCCGGCGGGCAGGCCATTCGCCTGGATGTCGGTATCGGTCTCAACAGCGGGTCCTGCGTCGTCGGCAACATGGGGTCCGAACAGCGCTTCGATTACACCGTCATGGGCGACACCGTGAACCTGGCTTCGCGCGCCGAAGGCCAATGCAAGACCTATGGCGCCCAGATCATCATCGGCCAGGCCGCTGCCTTGGAGGTGGGCGCGCGCATGACCTACGTGGAACTCGACATTATACGGGTGAAGGGCAAGCGGGAGCCGCAACGCATCTTCGCCCTGCTCGGCCCCGCCGAACTCGCCGAGGACGAGGATGTCCGGCGCACCATCGCCGGCATCGGCGATCTCTTGACGGCTTACCGGGGGCGCTACTGGGCGGTTGCCCTGCGGGCGATCGAGGAACTGGAGGGCCGCTCTCTGGAGCGCCTGGACCTGCCGTTCTTCCTGCAGCTCTACCGCCGGCGCATCGAAGACTTCCAGGCCAATCCGCCGCCGCCGGACTGGGACGGCGTCTACACCGCAACGACGAAGTAG